Part of the Paroedura picta isolate Pp20150507F chromosome 3, Ppicta_v3.0, whole genome shotgun sequence genome is shown below.
GGCACCATTAAAAGTGGGCAAAGCACTGCAGTGGCAAAGCAACATACATTTTGTACACTTAAATCCACAGCCCATCAAGGGACCGGAGAGAAAAAAAGGGCAAAGATGCCATGGATACAGGGAGATGtttgcctgtgagggaggtgaggctgagagccctgagattcctgctcggtcagaacagctttctcagcattgtggcgagcacaaggtcacccagctggttgcatgtggggcagggctcctaaccactacaacagaCTGGTGGGGAAATCATGAGCGCAACTGGTGTGCTTTTATGCTTCCTGATAGACTTGCCTCAATTTTCACTTCATTGTGCACTGCGACAAGAAAGGGAACGTGGATTTACCCACGTTCCCTTGTCACGGGACACTGGGCCAGAAGATTCACGTCAAACCCCGGAGAGTCACGAGTTGGTGCCTGATTCATGTAGAAATGGGATTTAAACCCgctaacaatgagaggctgggccgggggaattcctcatgtggaaacggtCTACAAGTGGCAGAGTCTGATGTGGAGAGCTAGGGGGTTTGATTCTCCTTTCCTCtaccacatgggtgaccttgggcgagtcaggGTGCCTTGAGAggtttctcagccccatctacctctgcatgcaaccagcagggtgaccttgagctcatcacaacactgatagtgctgttttgaccgagcaatcctgtcaggagctctcttagcctcccctccctcacaggatgactgttgtggggagaggaggggaaggcgattgtgagccactttgagaatccttcgggtagagaaaagcagagtataaaaaccaactcttcttcagaaatagTCAGAAATCTCTCATCAGAACACGTTGCCAAAGCAACAGCGTAGCCACAAATGTCCTGGAAGTTTCCAAATGTACCAGATGCTGCAGCAGCAGAAGTCTTGCAAAACACCCAGGATGAAGTCTCCAAAAACAAGGGCAGCTGGCTATGAGCCACGTTACAGTCTCGATCCAAGCAGCTTTTTCAAGTCCCACAAATTCCCCACTGCTTTatatctcctctcccccctcccctccccagtggagAAATGTTTTCAAAGTTGGTGCTTGATGTTAGCTGCCTGATGTGAGTTGGGAAGGAACTTGACTGGCTCTCATGGAGGAAATTGCCCTCTGTAGTGAAAGAGGGGCCCAGATGAGAGCCTGGTCTGAAGGAGGAAGGCTGGTCTTACAGTCAGTGCCTGCACGGTTTAGGGCAGCGGTTggcaaaatggggaaggggaagtgcTGGGGCCCTCGATCTTTCACAACCTCTTCCGCTCTCTCATTCtcccagcctggggagggaagccgGAGGGGGCAAGAGGGGCCGATCCCAGAaccagtgcagaatggcccagccTCAGGTGCTGCTGGCCTCGGTGCTGGCGCTGGCGGTTCTGGATTTGGGTgagtggcagggaggcagggagggaagcttgaagagaagagaagaaaaggaaggcaactgtaagccgctccttcgggtagggaaaagtggcatataagaaccaactcttcttcttcttcttcttcttcttcttcttcttcttcttcttcttcttcttcttcttcttcttcttcttcttcttcttcttcttcttcttcttcttcttcttcttgacaaaTGGACAggagggcaggtgggtggggaggctggaaagctggctcctcctgtgtccctccctgaGGTTGCGGCCTCTGATCCATGTCCAGAAgactccatggccaggctggagaggaaggcaggatggaCAGGACAGAGACTAGCCAGAGGGTGGGGAACTGCAGGAGGACAGGGGGGGACGGTGGCCCAGTGAAGACACCTCTGATGAAACGTAGCTTGTTATTGCTGTCTGgatcttgaatctgttaaacgtcTTCATTATTCCATGTACTGATTTATTTCTCACCTTCTGCCTGCATGTGTGGACTGGCAATGTCCACTTcatgtctctgaagaagtgtgcctgcacacaaaagcttaagcCTTGGACAAAATTGTGGTggtccttaaaggtgccactggacgcaaCATCCGTCCTGCGCCTTCAGGCCAACGCTCCTGCCCACCTGGATCCAACGTAATTGTAGTGACTCTTTGCTGTGGTTGTAATAGCTTgctaattgaaataaataaatctctttgGACTGGCTTGTGATGGACAACTGCAGTCAGCTTTTTCTGTATAAACTAGGTCTAAGCCTCACAAACTCTTCCTCTTCCGTGTCACAGGCCTGTAAGTTGCCGCTTAAGTTTCTGTTCCCTCTGCTGGGTAAATACTTTTGCTGAATGAGAATCCATTTCACACCCCTGACGAAGTGGACTCTACCCTTTAAGGCATCatcgagccagtttggtgtagtggttaggagtgcggacttctaatctggcatgccaggttcaattctgcactcccccacatgcagccagctgggtgactttgggctctccatggcactgataaaactgttctgaccgggcagtgatatcagggctctctcagcctcacccatctcacagggtgtctgttgtgggcagagaaaagggaaggcaactgtaaaccgctttgagcttcctcaTGGGGCCTTTGACCACCTGCCCAGACAGTCCTGTCTGCTGCCTTTATCTTCAGCTCCCAGAACCTTCCttgttgggaaaggaaggctgCTGAATGTCACAAGATCTCCAGAGATGCTCTGCACATTGCCTTGGCGGTGAGATCCTCCAACATCTCGGAGTCCGGACAACTAGCCAGTGGGGTGTCGTGACGAAGAACCCcgacccctgatctggaggacccTGTTCGATTCCCAGAGAACTCATGACATATACTGTCGCTGATTTATTGACTGTGTGATTGATCAatcgatttatataccacccttctctGACGTAGATAAACAACCACGAATTAGAACATAAGCATAACAGTAAAATCAATTAGTAaaatcaaagagcctcttgtggcgcagagtggtaaggcagccgtctgacagctttgcccatgaggctgggagttcaatcccagcagccggctcaaggttgactcagccttccatccttccgaggtcggtaaaatgagtacccagcttgctgctggggggtaaacggtaatgactggggaaggcactggcaaaccaccccgtattgagtctgccatgaaaacgctggagggcgtcaccccaagggtcagacatgactcggtgcttgcacaggggatacctttacctttacctttaaaatcaaTTAACATTGAAATCAATCGATGCATTTCAGAACCTCGACTCAAATCATTACCTGCCTCAGTGTTTGTCACCGGGATGGGTGATGGTGGTGACCATTTGTGAGGTTACTAGGCaggtgagggaagggaggggatgggagggagggcaggtatTATGGAGCCTTGCATGGCTTCTACATGCGAATTTGAACACTTTTGTACAATGGTCGGTTTTCTCATCCGCGTGTGGTCTTTGCGATCCATTGTGCTGATTTCCGGTCCTGTTGTGGCTGGTTGTGCTATGCTGCCAGCATGAGGGGACACCAGCGTACCTTTGTGAGTTCCTAGCTGGCCTGTGCTGATGCTTGTGGTGTTCTTGGCAGGCCAGGTGTCAGCTGTGCAGGTGTACACGCCACGGGAGATCACTGTGAGGAACGGGACAGAGGCACGGCTCCAGTGCACGTTCAGATCCCAGGAAGTGATCAGCAGTGCTGCTTCTGTCACCTGGAGCTTCCAGGCACAAGAGTCGCCTTCAACTGAGTCGGTAAGAGATTATCTCAGACTAGGCTCAAATAGGAGCTGCTGGCAGCAGGGGGGTGCCAGTGGAATTCTAcaaagagttacaccctttgtCCATTAAAGGCTTAGACATGTCTAATTCATCTTAGGAGTGTTTGTTCATGCTTTGGGAACATTTTCTGTCCATTGGGAAAGAATGGGTTAGATCCTGCCAGCTGTTTGGTGAAAAAGGGAGAAGGGTCTCCTTTTGTTGGCGGAGCGTCAATACGTGAAGaggggcaaagcaccaggctggtTAAAATAACATAAGAACAGTTTtactaagaagagaaacaactttgtgaaggaagaggagagaggagagagattccggtctgtctaactgttgtctttAGTCATTATTGGttcgttctggaggcaagcagggaggaagtgtacccAAAAGAGCAAGAAGTCTTCCtttgagctaatcaggacactggaggaaataatttgaaaatcaccagGAGGTTCctgatctaattatgctaaatgcacatttcctctgctgctcactgcaggaggttctttatattctgctcagtcatgcacactgcagaacttgcatattccaacacttttGACCACTATAAAAAGCATTGCTAGGCATTGCAGCAGGGCCAGTATAGCATCGAATGTTACCCtgggacctgggttcaaatctccaccctgccatggaagcttgtgggCCAGTCATGTGCTCTCAACCCAACCTGCCTTGCCATGCAGCTGTGAGGAGAACACGGAGGAGACAAGGATGATGTCTGCGTTCCAGTTCTATTTAGAAACCAGAATGCTCCATTTCAGAAAAAGACTTATTTAGATGTATGATATCTTATTTGAAGAGCctgttgtggtgcagaatggtaaggcagcagacatacagtctgaaagctctgcccatgaggctgggagttcagtaccagcagccagctcaaggttgactcagccttccatccttctgaggtcggtaaaatgagtacccagcttgctggggggtaaacggcaatgactggggaaggcactggcaaaccaccccgtattgagtctgccatgaaaacgcaagagggcgtcaccccaagggtcagacatgacccggtgcttgcacaggggatacctttaccttttgcctttattttatttgaaatgaggtggggaggggagtggaaaCCAGTTTTCCccctaaaacataaaaacagatatCTACAAGGAGGGAGAGATAGCACCCTGGCATCCAAATTCCACATGCAGTTAAATTGTCAGTTTTCCACCCAACTGATTTCCTTGGAAAAGTTCCTCAGGTGTGGCGCtaaaatggtggaagaaaaaGGGTGTTAACATTGCAATTGACACTTGTTTCCCTGACTGCAGTTCTTCTATTATTCATATGGGAAGGCATATCCCGGGAAGGAGATACCGTTTAAGGACAGAATCCACTGGGCAGGGGACTTGAACAAGAAAGACGCATCTATCAGCATTGCCAATATCCAATTTCGGGACAACGGTACTTACATCTGTGACGTCAAGAATCCTCCAGACATCGTTGTtatcccaggagagatcaggctCAGAGTGGTGGAGAGAGGTACTTCTTCATCCTCTCTGGCCATCTGACCATCCACTCTCTACATCAGTCAAAACTGATTAATCTCTATGCAAAAGGGATAGATGGGGGCCAACCATTACATATTTGCCAGATTCCTGTCTGATTTTTTGGGGGCAGATCATTGCTGTATGCAGTGGATTGTCATGTTCCTTTTCATCTTCTACTGTGCTCAGATTGTGATGTTCCTTTGCAGATTCAGCAGATCATGACTATCTCACACAAAACACCCTCTGCTTAGCTGTAGGAGTGTGGTTCTTCTCCTCCTCGTGACCATTGTGATTACAGATCATCTCTTCTGGAAGGACCAAAGGAACAAGGTTGCATGCTTTTTCTGATCTTTGTGACCCTTATCTTTAACTTTGTGGGATTCCAGGAGGACTGCCAAAAA
Proteins encoded:
- the LOC143831517 gene encoding myelin protein zero-like protein 1, whose amino-acid sequence is MEEIALCSERGAQMRAWSEGGRLVLHLGREAGGGKRGRSQNQCRMAQPQVLLASVLALAVLDLGQVSAVQVYTPREITVRNGTEARLQCTFRSQEVISSAASVTWSFQAQESPSTESFFYYSYGKAYPGKEIPFKDRIHWAGDLNKKDASISIANIQFRDNGTYICDVKNPPDIVVIPGEIRLRVVERDSADHDYLTQNTLCLAVGVWFFSSS